The genomic interval CaaatagccaaaaaaaaaagatgaagaacatccttttttcattttctttttttttactgttttgatTGTATCCGTGTGGCTCAGCTGCGATCTCGCTATCTGCATGGATTTCATTGCACTGCGATTCTGTCTTTATACTTAATCAACGCATTTCATTTAGCTTCTAACGTATTCAACGACGTGTCAATGAACAAAAATATTGCTGCAACAGAGTGACGGTAGCCACAAGTAAAAGGTTACCTTGACAACGGGGGGTgggtgtgggggggtgggggttgtGAGTCATCCGCCAGGCTACTGTAGTCGTTTAAAAACATGTTATGATGCTACACAGCTCAGTTCTGCTCAGGACTCCTCCGAGTGCCTGTTCTTGTTGGGGAATAAATGATTTGCATATTTCTACTTTTACACTCATTTTGAGCGGTATTGTTAGGAGCCTGAAGTGAGTACTGATTTTTGATTTAGTGTAAATAATTGCATTTTCTATACCCTGAATGAAACTGTAACTGtactgagtcagtgtgtgttttgtttgtttgtttttattctcttgtTTAGGCGGCATGACACGTTCATTAAACAAGCTCTTGGCGCTTGTTCTGGTCGCTGTCCTTCACTCTGAGACTGTGCATGGCGCGTCCATCACTCGTCACCACCGACTGCAAGGCGGCAGCGGCAATCAAGACGCGTATCTGAGCCCCAACTCTGACATGATCAAAGCCTTACAGTACATCGAGAGCCTGAAACGGCGCACTGACGACTCCGAAGGTCCTACCGGAGACTACGATGAAGTGGACAAATTCCGGCTCCTGGTGCAGCTCGCTTCACTTCGGGACGAAGACGCACTGCCACGCGAGGACGCTGTCAGTTGGCCTGATAACAAAGCACCAGAATGGTTTCGAGCTCTGCTCAGGGCACTCGAGCAAAGCGCGGACGGCGCACTGACTCCGGGAAATGAGCGCCGCTTTCACAAGATCAGACGGCCGGCGACTGAAACCGACAGTCCCTCTACCGATACCGGGGCCGTGGTGAGGCCTCACAAGAAATATCCACTAATGTTTGAAGACGAGGAAAACGTCCGAGACAGTAAGCGAGCCACGGAGGACCTGGACGAGCAGTACACGCCGCAGAGTCTCGCCAACATGCGCTCCATATTCGAAGAGCTCGGTAAACTGTCCAACTCACAGAATCTGAAGCGAGACGATgcagaggatgatgatgaagatgacgaGGAGGTGTACAGACCCCGAAAACTGGCGTATGAAGACGTGACCGGTGGAGAGGAATGGATGCCGTTAGAGGAGCAGGTCGAGACTGAGGAGATGGTTAAGGGCAGTCATGAGGAGTTTGATCGGGGATTAGAAGACAGCGAGGAGGCGCGCGAAGTGATCGAGAGACGAGCTGCTCCTGCGCTTGAAGCCACAGATAATGCAGATGACGATACGAAACTTGTGGACTACGTCTTGCTGAAAGTGATGGAAATGACCGATCAGGCGCAGAAGCGAGATCTGACAGACGCGCAAAGCGGAAGGAGAAGATTGCTGAATATGC from Tachysurus vachellii isolate PV-2020 chromosome 1, HZAU_Pvac_v1, whole genome shotgun sequence carries:
- the scg2b gene encoding secretogranin-2b, with amino-acid sequence MTRSLNKLLALVLVAVLHSETVHGASITRHHRLQGGSGNQDAYLSPNSDMIKALQYIESLKRRTDDSEGPTGDYDEVDKFRLLVQLASLRDEDALPREDAVSWPDNKAPEWFRALLRALEQSADGALTPGNERRFHKIRRPATETDSPSTDTGAVVRPHKKYPLMFEDEENVRDSKRATEDLDEQYTPQSLANMRSIFEELGKLSNSQNLKRDDAEDDDEDDEEVYRPRKLAYEDVTGGEEWMPLEEQVETEEMVKGSHEEFDRGLEDSEEAREVIERRAAPALEATDNADDDTKLVDYVLLKVMEMTDQAQKRDLTDAQSGRRRLLNMPSLLDPRAIKQLLSAVSMKLQIPPEDLVGMLFMEETRKQQRLPEPQVVRKPNAPRYRSRVIKYYNGRQPEVTVSDIPSDVKTEDILKVLGLGNLANKNAKYFVKPRPYKTPISRYFAPSGRRGSFSVSELNRAPSKRKDDYDDAVDEDEVATFLAAKLLTEYPDTSSSDRKRTVDSSNALFPYEMYEEAMKDYFDQADTGKGAVAKRDTQGKEEAEVQQKTPTEIAIPEQADQQIPESVTEGEKEHHTKLVAGM